A window of Candidatus Fusobacterium pullicola contains these coding sequences:
- a CDS encoding HutP family protein, with protein sequence MQYKSKDIARVSIEMAMSNREEEQELKDKYMKREIKTAAVDIGGNVVDSIPKILERTLVAAKRNGLITESHVYEGALTGATREAIDQILDKSVGFNVGGKIGIARYQEHLSVCIFLTIGMFRLDEVVIGLGHRAVPNE encoded by the coding sequence ATGCAATATAAAAGTAAGGATATAGCTAGGGTATCTATAGAGATGGCTATGAGTAATAGAGAAGAGGAACAAGAGCTAAAAGATAAATATATGAAAAGAGAGATTAAAACTGCTGCTGTTGATATTGGAGGAAATGTTGTTGACTCTATCCCAAAAATCTTAGAAAGAACATTAGTCGCTGCTAAAAGAAATGGACTTATAACTGAATCACATGTATATGAAGGAGCATTAACTGGGGCTACTAGAGAGGCTATTGATCAAATTTTAGATAAATCTGTAGGCTTCAATGTTGGTGGAAAAATTGGTATAGCTAGATACCAAGAACACCTGTCTGTATGTATATTTTTAACTATTGGAATGTTCAGATTAGATGAGGTTGTTATAGGGCTTGGGCATAGAGCTGTTCCTAATGAATAA
- a CDS encoding Crp/Fnr family transcriptional regulator, whose translation MKEKNLIKNTDLFFRLEDSEFENIIEKCRYKILNFQKDEYVAFRGDDIDGVYINLEGILVAEMLKDDGNVKKIEELGKGRIVASAFIFGNVNKFPIDLVAKSKVKVLFIEKNEVVELLKSNSKILKIFLDEISNKAQFLSKNLWESLSNKTINQKLVEYMLKNEKDGIIIFNNSIKELSEYFNVSRPSLSRVIKNIIEEGVIERVEKGKYKILSREKLLKIK comes from the coding sequence TTGAAAGAAAAAAATTTGATTAAAAATACAGATCTATTTTTTAGATTAGAGGATAGTGAATTTGAAAATATAATTGAGAAGTGTAGATATAAAATTTTAAATTTTCAAAAGGATGAGTATGTGGCTTTTAGAGGTGATGATATAGATGGTGTTTATATCAATTTAGAAGGAATACTGGTAGCAGAGATGTTGAAGGATGATGGAAATGTTAAAAAAATAGAGGAACTAGGAAAAGGAAGAATAGTTGCCTCAGCATTTATTTTTGGAAATGTAAATAAATTTCCTATAGATTTAGTAGCTAAATCTAAAGTAAAAGTGCTTTTTATTGAAAAAAATGAAGTAGTTGAATTGCTAAAAAGTAACAGTAAGATTTTAAAAATATTTTTAGATGAGATAAGTAATAAGGCACAGTTTTTATCAAAAAATCTATGGGAAAGTTTGAGTAATAAGACTATAAATCAAAAATTAGTAGAATATATGTTAAAAAATGAAAAAGATGGAATAATAATTTTCAATAATTCAATAAAAGAGTTATCGGAATACTTTAATGTGAGTCGTCCATCACTTTCAAGAGTAATAAAAAATATTATAGAAGAGGGAGTTATAGAGAGAGTTGAAAAGGGAAAATATAAAATTCTTTCAAGGGAAAAACTATTAAAAATAAAGTAA
- a CDS encoding YccF domain-containing protein → MSTLLNIIWLFFGGLVLALEWVIAGVLCIIFIVTIPFARGCFEMAGSCLTPFGKRVELQSNYGEPARPISAFLWIIFAGIWLALSHLLIGIAQCCTIVGIPFGIQNFKLVQVAFNPYKYTLR, encoded by the coding sequence ATGAGCACATTATTAAATATAATATGGCTTTTTTTCGGTGGTTTAGTTTTAGCATTAGAATGGGTGATAGCAGGAGTTTTATGTATTATCTTTATAGTAACAATACCTTTTGCTAGAGGGTGTTTTGAGATGGCAGGATCATGTCTTACACCATTTGGAAAAAGAGTTGAGTTACAAAGTAATTATGGAGAGCCAGCAAGACCAATTAGTGCATTTTTATGGATAATATTTGCGGGAATATGGTTAGCACTATCTCACCTATTAATAGGGATAGCTCAATGTTGCACAATCGTAGGAATACCATTTGGAATACAAAATTTTAAACTGGTTCAAGTAGCATTTAATCCATATAAATATACTTTAAGATAG
- a CDS encoding Mrp/NBP35 family ATP-binding protein, producing MSNCSTCPSNGACTKDKESCGIVNNPLNNIKNVIGIMSGKGGVGKSTVTTLLAKDLAKRGYKVGIMDADITGPSIPRLMGVSGQMAIGDGTNIIPVTSKEGIKIISLNLLLQDESQPVVWRGSIISSAVKQFWEEVLWGDLDYLLIDMPPGTGDVALTVMQSTPINGIVMVSVPQDMVSMIVAKAVNMAKKMNVPVIGVVENMSYIVCPGCETKISFHEESGAHDFLKDMGLPLLGELPMTKGFAKMTRGEECVDSSALFTPIADKILEGIKKL from the coding sequence ATGTCAAATTGTAGTACTTGTCCTTCAAACGGTGCTTGTACAAAGGACAAAGAGAGTTGTGGGATTGTTAACAATCCATTAAATAATATAAAAAATGTAATTGGAATCATGAGTGGTAAAGGTGGAGTTGGAAAATCAACTGTTACTACACTACTTGCAAAAGATTTAGCAAAAAGAGGTTATAAAGTTGGTATAATGGATGCTGATATAACTGGACCTAGTATCCCTAGACTTATGGGAGTTAGTGGACAGATGGCTATAGGAGATGGTACTAACATCATTCCAGTAACATCTAAAGAGGGAATTAAAATTATCTCTCTTAACTTATTACTTCAAGATGAGAGTCAACCTGTAGTGTGGAGAGGTTCTATCATAAGTAGTGCTGTAAAACAATTCTGGGAAGAGGTATTATGGGGAGATCTTGACTATCTTCTTATAGATATGCCTCCTGGTACTGGAGATGTAGCCCTTACAGTTATGCAATCTACTCCTATCAATGGAATTGTAATGGTATCTGTACCACAAGATATGGTATCTATGATTGTAGCTAAAGCTGTTAATATGGCTAAAAAAATGAATGTTCCTGTAATAGGAGTAGTTGAAAATATGAGCTATATAGTTTGCCCTGGTTGTGAAACAAAAATAAGCTTCCATGAGGAATCTGGAGCTCATGATTTCTTAAAAGATATGGGGTTACCTCTTCTTGGAGAGTTACCTATGACTAAGGGATTTGCAAAGATGACTAGAGGAGAGGAATGTGTAGACTCATCTGCTTTATTCACTCCTATAGCTGATAAGATATTAGAAGGAATTAAAAAATTATAA
- a CDS encoding ATP-binding cassette domain-containing protein translates to MLQIKNLSKSFNVGTENETTIFNNFNFTVKDSEFVAILGANGCGKSTLFNLISGSLENDGGSILLDGIEIGKLREEKRAFGISKIHQDPSKGVSPSLTILENISLASKKCEKFSLKRLIQKNKIENYINLLKEVELGLENKLDTQVKFLSGGQRQALSLIMATMKKPKLLLLDEHTSALDPKTSKVIMEKTKQLIDKQKITALMISHNLRDAIKYADRIVMLDKGKVILDIPSKNVTEEELHKIYTHKINNSPISIAI, encoded by the coding sequence ATGCTACAAATAAAAAATTTATCAAAGAGTTTTAATGTTGGAACTGAAAATGAAACAACTATATTCAATAATTTTAACTTTACAGTTAAAGATAGTGAGTTTGTAGCTATCTTAGGAGCTAACGGGTGTGGAAAATCTACTCTTTTTAATCTAATAAGTGGTTCTTTAGAAAATGATGGTGGTTCTATTTTATTAGATGGTATAGAGATTGGAAAACTTAGAGAGGAAAAAAGAGCTTTCGGCATAAGTAAAATTCATCAAGATCCATCTAAAGGTGTTTCTCCATCTCTTACAATACTAGAAAATATATCTTTAGCTAGTAAAAAATGTGAAAAATTTTCACTTAAAAGACTAATACAAAAAAATAAAATTGAAAATTATATTAATTTACTCAAAGAGGTTGAATTAGGTTTAGAAAATAAGCTAGATACACAAGTAAAATTCTTATCAGGTGGACAAAGACAAGCTCTATCACTTATTATGGCAACTATGAAAAAGCCTAAACTTCTACTCCTAGATGAGCATACCTCTGCCTTAGATCCTAAAACATCTAAAGTTATTATGGAAAAAACTAAACAACTTATAGATAAACAAAAAATAACTGCTCTTATGATTTCACATAATCTTAGAGATGCTATAAAGTATGCTGACAGAATAGTTATGCTTGATAAGGGAAAGGTTATCCTTGATATTCCTAGTAAAAATGTAACTGAAGAGGAATTACATAAAATATATACTCATAAAATTAATAACTCTCCTATATCTATTGCAATCTAA
- a CDS encoding GIY-YIG nuclease family protein, producing MENKRDYYVYMIRCKDESLYTGITTDVERRYREHEVGRGAKYTKAKGVKNLEIYFQCQSRGEASKIEIYIKSLIKQKKEFFLINQELLAVELKEKIGVEIKIK from the coding sequence ATGGAAAATAAGAGAGATTACTATGTATATATGATTAGATGTAAGGATGAAAGTTTATATACAGGAATAACAACTGATGTTGAGAGAAGATATAGGGAGCATGAAGTAGGAAGGGGAGCAAAATATACAAAGGCTAAAGGAGTGAAAAATTTAGAGATATATTTTCAATGTCAAAGCAGGGGAGAGGCAAGTAAAATAGAAATTTATATAAAAAGTTTAATTAAACAAAAAAAGGAGTTCTTCCTTATAAATCAAGAGTTATTAGCTGTTGAATTAAAAGAAAAAATAGGTGTTGAAATAAAAATAAAATAA
- a CDS encoding ABC transporter substrate-binding protein: MKKTVVQKSKKIIGMMIFFIFSIISYANEKTFNIGISQFAEHPALDAVRKGFEDELKNLGVDANIDYKNSQGDTGTAGMIAQKFVADKKDLIFAIATPSAQSAKQATDTIPILFSAVTDPVSAQLVDSLEKVGGNISGTSDAAPVEKQLSLFKEINPKVKKIAVIYNTSEANSEIQIAKAKEIGEKLNLEIIPVGVNNINDIPQAVNSVVRKVDGFYTITDNIVASAINLISKASIKNKKLTIGAEEAHVQGGILMTDGLSYYELGRQTGAMAKKILVDKVSVENLPVETSKNTTKVVNRKTLKNLNLSESLPVFSGATFVD; encoded by the coding sequence ATGAAAAAAACAGTAGTACAGAAGTCAAAAAAAATAATTGGAATGATGATATTTTTTATTTTTAGTATCATATCCTATGCCAATGAAAAAACTTTTAATATTGGTATATCTCAATTTGCAGAACATCCAGCACTAGATGCTGTAAGAAAAGGTTTTGAAGATGAATTAAAGAATCTTGGTGTAGATGCTAATATAGATTATAAAAACTCTCAAGGAGATACTGGAACAGCTGGTATGATAGCTCAAAAATTTGTTGCTGATAAGAAAGACCTTATATTTGCTATAGCCACTCCTTCTGCACAATCAGCTAAGCAAGCAACTGATACAATACCTATTTTATTCAGTGCTGTTACTGATCCTGTAAGTGCACAACTTGTTGATTCACTTGAAAAAGTTGGAGGTAACATCAGTGGAACTTCTGATGCTGCTCCTGTTGAAAAGCAACTAAGCCTTTTTAAAGAGATCAATCCTAAAGTAAAGAAAATAGCTGTTATCTATAATACTAGTGAGGCTAACTCTGAAATTCAAATTGCTAAGGCTAAAGAGATTGGAGAAAAATTAAATCTTGAAATTATTCCAGTGGGAGTAAATAATATCAATGATATTCCTCAAGCTGTAAACTCAGTTGTTAGAAAAGTAGATGGATTTTACACTATTACAGATAATATAGTTGCTTCAGCTATCAATTTAATTTCAAAGGCTAGTATCAAGAATAAAAAATTAACTATTGGTGCTGAGGAGGCTCATGTACAAGGTGGAATTCTTATGACAGATGGGCTTAGTTACTATGAGCTTGGAAGACAAACTGGAGCCATGGCTAAAAAAATTCTAGTTGATAAGGTTTCAGTAGAAAATCTACCAGTAGAAACATCTAAAAATACAACAAAAGTTGTGAATAGAAAAACTTTAAAAAATTTAAATCTTTCAGAGAGTTTACCTGTATTTTCAGGGGCTACATTTGTAGATTAG
- a CDS encoding DUF2089 domain-containing protein, which translates to MKKFIILCPACKKKMKISDKSAKYKCPHCGEIYKYNFPKRVFYNIKDIFDGIGQTFSDIKFNMKKKYSDAKATYQYMSQMRKHMKNDPNWSQYRKEQQEMKDVSPKKSFKDFFRKKK; encoded by the coding sequence ATGAAAAAATTTATTATTCTTTGCCCAGCTTGTAAGAAAAAAATGAAGATTTCTGATAAATCTGCAAAATATAAATGCCCTCACTGTGGAGAAATATATAAGTATAACTTTCCTAAAAGAGTTTTTTATAATATAAAAGATATTTTCGATGGTATTGGTCAAACTTTTTCAGATATAAAATTCAATATGAAGAAAAAATATTCTGATGCTAAGGCTACATATCAATATATGAGTCAAATGAGAAAACATATGAAAAATGACCCAAATTGGTCTCAATATAGAAAAGAACAGCAAGAGATGAAGGATGTTTCGCCTAAAAAATCTTTCAAAGACTTTTTCAGAAAGAAAAAATAG
- a CDS encoding ROK family protein gives MKFGAIDAGGKKFICGITDEKGNTLEKISILTETPEKTIPLVIEFFKDKDIAALGIGCFGPLDLNPQSETYGYITSSPKTAWKNFDLFGTLRTALNISIFLDTNINAAILGEATWGAGKGLKNSIYMTIGSGIGGGAIVEGKLVHGMLHPEMGHIFVSRHPRDKFAGNCPFHGGNCLEGMASGPAIEKRWNKKLESLGENHPAWDLEAFYIAHALVNYILILSPEKIILGGDVIKHKQLLPKIRKEVAKLLNGYVQSDLIANKIDEYIVTPDLGENSGFFGAVALCIKNFKFTL, from the coding sequence ATGAAATTTGGAGCTATTGATGCAGGTGGAAAAAAATTTATTTGTGGAATAACTGATGAAAAAGGAAATACTCTTGAAAAAATAAGTATTCTAACAGAGACTCCAGAAAAAACAATACCTCTTGTTATTGAGTTTTTCAAAGATAAGGATATTGCTGCTCTTGGAATTGGATGTTTTGGTCCTCTTGATTTGAATCCTCAATCTGAGACTTATGGTTATATTACATCCTCTCCCAAAACAGCTTGGAAAAATTTTGATTTATTCGGTACTTTAAGAACAGCTTTAAATATATCTATTTTCTTAGATACAAATATCAATGCTGCTATCTTAGGAGAAGCTACTTGGGGAGCTGGGAAAGGATTAAAAAATTCTATATATATGACTATTGGAAGTGGTATAGGTGGCGGAGCTATCGTTGAGGGAAAGCTTGTTCACGGAATGTTGCACCCAGAGATGGGACACATTTTTGTAAGTAGACACCCTCGTGATAAGTTTGCTGGAAACTGTCCTTTCCATGGGGGAAACTGCTTAGAAGGAATGGCATCTGGTCCAGCTATTGAAAAAAGATGGAATAAAAAATTAGAATCTTTAGGTGAAAATCACCCTGCTTGGGATTTAGAGGCCTTCTATATAGCGCATGCCCTTGTTAACTATATATTAATACTATCTCCTGAGAAAATAATTCTTGGTGGAGATGTTATAAAACATAAACAACTCCTTCCAAAAATTAGAAAAGAGGTAGCTAAGCTATTGAACGGCTATGTCCAAAGTGATCTGATTGCTAATAAAATAGATGAATATATAGTTACACCAGACTTAGGAGAAAACTCTGGTTTCTTTGGAGCTGTTGCCCTTTGTATAAAAAATTTTAAATTTACTCTTTAA
- a CDS encoding ABC transporter permease translates to MGALLSISLEQGLIFAVLAIGVFITYKILDFPDLSVEGTFPFGAFIFSKFMLIGLDPITSTILSFVFGSLAGVITYALHIKMRIAPILAGILTMTILYSVNLRVNGKANIPLYNYSSIFDYGNTIVILVIIVLLIKLLMDIFLKTERGYLLIATGDNETLVKSLGVNCNTYKLLGLMLSNGIVAVSGALMGQLQGFADINMGASIIVSALASIIIGDTFLKNSKKINGTSRAILGAIIYKIIGGLALEVGLAPTDLKAISAIIVILFIGYNNMSILGFIKKGGKKDATNKKFIKEF, encoded by the coding sequence ATGGGAGCTTTATTATCTATATCTTTGGAGCAAGGATTAATATTTGCAGTTCTTGCAATAGGAGTTTTTATCACATATAAAATACTTGATTTTCCAGATCTATCTGTAGAAGGAACTTTTCCTTTTGGAGCATTTATTTTTTCAAAATTTATGTTAATAGGTTTAGATCCAATTACCAGTACAATATTGTCATTTGTTTTTGGTTCATTAGCTGGGGTTATTACATATGCACTTCATATTAAAATGAGAATTGCACCAATATTAGCTGGGATACTTACGATGACTATTCTTTACTCTGTTAATTTAAGAGTAAATGGAAAAGCCAATATTCCTCTATACAATTACTCTTCTATCTTTGATTATGGAAATACAATAGTTATCCTTGTAATTATTGTACTATTAATCAAACTTCTGATGGATATATTTTTAAAAACAGAGAGAGGATATCTTTTAATAGCTACTGGAGATAATGAAACACTTGTAAAATCTCTAGGTGTAAACTGTAATACATATAAGTTGTTAGGACTTATGCTATCTAATGGAATTGTTGCTGTTAGTGGTGCTCTTATGGGACAACTTCAAGGATTTGCTGATATTAATATGGGGGCTTCTATCATAGTATCAGCTCTTGCCTCTATTATAATTGGAGATACCTTCTTAAAAAATTCTAAAAAAATAAATGGAACTAGTAGAGCTATCTTAGGGGCTATTATCTACAAAATTATAGGTGGACTTGCTTTAGAAGTAGGGCTTGCTCCTACTGATCTCAAAGCTATTAGTGCTATTATTGTTATTCTTTTTATTGGTTATAATAATATGTCTATTTTAGGTTTTATCAAAAAAGGAGGAAAAAAAGATGCTACAAATAAAAAATTTATCAAAGAGTTTTAA
- a CDS encoding dCMP deaminase family protein: MKRENYIEWDEYFMGIALLSGKRSKDPNTQVGACIVNEEKKIVGVGYNGLPIGCSDDEYPWEREGEFLETKYPFVCHAELNAILNSTKTLKNCTIYVALFPCHECSKAIIQSGIKELVYLSDKYDGTESNTASKKMLNSAGVKFRQLKSKINKIELSFDEKDY, encoded by the coding sequence ATGAAGAGGGAAAATTATATAGAGTGGGATGAGTATTTTATGGGGATAGCTCTTCTTTCTGGAAAAAGAAGTAAGGATCCGAATACACAAGTGGGAGCTTGTATTGTTAATGAAGAAAAAAAGATTGTTGGGGTAGGATATAATGGATTACCTATAGGGTGTAGTGATGATGAATATCCTTGGGAAAGAGAGGGAGAGTTTTTAGAAACTAAGTATCCATTTGTTTGTCATGCTGAATTAAATGCTATATTGAATAGTACTAAAACTTTAAAAAATTGTACAATATATGTTGCTCTTTTTCCTTGTCATGAGTGTAGTAAAGCTATAATTCAAAGTGGAATAAAAGAGTTGGTATATTTATCAGATAAATATGATGGAACAGAGTCAAATACTGCCTCTAAAAAAATGTTAAATTCAGCAGGAGTAAAATTTAGACAGTTAAAATCAAAGATAAATAAGATTGAATTATCTTTTGATGAGAAAGATTATTAA